In Nicotiana tabacum cultivar K326 chromosome 17, ASM71507v2, whole genome shotgun sequence, one DNA window encodes the following:
- the LOC107781939 gene encoding uncharacterized protein LOC107781939, which translates to MASTKRESCISDEPEAKKAKVEEGPSQLPVSTPRVVLNPADCDLDFNVEGNGLQGSALYEQGFAYCWSGARANMGITGGKYCFGCRIVSDQPVDMEDTPLDQQHLCRVGISRGDDAVGNLGETLHSFGFGGTGKFSSHGQFSEYGEKFGVGDTIICCVDLESSPLASIGFSKNGKWLGIAKQFNAGPTGHEVVDCPMKNLQWHSALFPHVLLKNVVVHMQFSIDDGLAPVEGYRPWSCAMEDGKAITGPSFLNLCDCEVMMMVGLPASGKSTWAEKWAMEHAEKRYLLLGTNLALDLMKVPGLLRKNNYGERFERLMDRATGIFNTLLSRASQIPRNFIIDQTNVYKNARKRKLKPFANYKKIAVVIVPTPEELKLRGEKRFKEMGKEVPAEAVNEMLVNFVLPTSKDMPRADEYFDEVRFKELGRAEAQRCLDEMKANVNSKREVTPYSRESSVQSLNSPSMQRHCQSYSGSSLLSHRNLSGGHPNSSYAQPPLQAPRETYFATPSSYDSMGDFGHGSRSAYDNSRGYEMEAQSAIHGGIYEPHGGYGAWNATELHRSSMNDPYLRTTGGPRYLPPDSRGTAFESRMPAPYGFPHGIPAPRPPYGNFPSGAQHPGVYTPPRPRYY; encoded by the exons ATGGCATCGACGAAACGTGAATCCTGTATAAGCGATGAACCTGAAGCCAAGAAAGCAAAGGTTGAAGAAGGGCCATCACAGCTTCCAGTATCCACACCCCGTGTGGTCCTTAACCCCGCCGATTGTGACTTAG ATTTCAATGTTGAAGGAAATGGATTACAAGGTTCAGCGCTTTATGAGCAAGGATTTGCTTATTGTTGGTCAGGTGCTCGAGCCAATATGGGAATCACTGGAGGAAAGTACTGCTTTGGTTGCAGAATCGTTTCAGATCAGCCTGTAGACATGGAAGATACACCACTAGATCAGCAACATCTCTGTCGTGTTGGCATCTCAAGGGGAGATGATGCAGTAGGAAACCTTGGGGAAACCCTTCATAGTTTTGGGTTTGGGGGTACTGGAAAATTTTCAAGTCATGGACAGTTTTCTGAATatggtgaaaaatttggggttGGTGACACCATAATTTGTTGTGTTGACCTTGAGTCTAGCCCTTTGGCATCCATAGGTTTCTCTAAAAATGGGAAGTGGCTGGGAATAGCAAAGCAATTTAATGCAGGTCCAACTGGCCATGAAGTGGTGGATTGTCCAATGAAAAATCTACAATGGCATTCAGCTCTTTTCCCTCATGTCTTGCTTAAAAATGTAGTTGTGCACATGCAGTTTAGCATAGACGACGGATTAGCTCCTGTGGAAGGATATAGACCATGGTCTTGTGCCATGGAAGATGGGAAAGCCATAACAGGCCCTAGCTTTCTGAATCTGTGTGATTGTGAAGTTATGATGATGGTGGGACTGCCTGCTTCCGGCAAGAGTACCTGGGCTGAGAAATGGGCGATGGAACATGCAGAAAAGCGATATCTTTTGCTTGGAACTAATTTGGCTTTGGATCTAATGAAG GTTCCTGGTTTGCTGCGCAAAAATAACTATGGTGAAAGATTTGAACGTTTAATGGACCGTGCTACTGGTATATTCAACACTCTTTTGTCTAGGGCTTCCCAGATTCCTCGTAATTTCATAATTGATCAGACAAATGTCTACAAAAATGCCCGGAAGCGCAAATTGAAGCCTTTTGCAAACTATAAGAAG ATTGCTGTTGTGATTGTTCCAACACCTGAAGAGCTCAAGCTCCGTGGTGAGAAGCGATTCAAAGAAATGGGCAAGGAGGTTCCTGCCGAAGCAGTAAATGAAATGTTAG TGAATTTTGTTTTACCTACGAGCAAAGATATGCCTCGAGCAGATGAGTACTTTGATGAG GTACGTTTTAAAGAACTTGGCAGAGCGGAGGCTCAGAGATGCTTGGATGAGATGAAAGCAAACGTAAATTCAAAGAGGGAAGTTACCCCTTATTCTCGTGAAAGTTCTGTGCAGTCACTTAATAGCCCATCAATGCAGCGCCATTGCCAATCATACAGTGGTTCCTCATTGCTGAGTCACAGAAATTTATCAG GTGGACATCCAAATAGTTCATATGCTCAGCCTCCACTGCAAGCACCTCGTGAAACCTACTTCGCGACCCCTTCCAGTTATGACTCCATGGGTGATTTTGGTCATGGAAGTCGCAGTGCCTACGACAATTCAAGGGGATATGAGATGGAAGCTCAATCAGCAATCCATGGAGGGATTTATGAACCTCATGGGGGATATGGAGCTTGGAATGCAACTGAGTTACACCGGAGCAGCATGAATGATCCCTACTTAAGAACGACTGGTGGTCCAAGATATCTGCCACCTGACTCAAGAGGAACTGCATTTGAATCGAGGATGCCAGCACCATATG GCTTTCCTCATGGGATTCCAGCTCCAAGACCGCCATATGGAAATTTTCCTTCCGGAGCACAGCATCCTGGAGTATACACTCCACCTCGTCCCAGATACTACTGA